The stretch of DNA CCTGCGGGGACACGACATGACACATGGGCCGGACCTGGACACACAGACGTGACCAAGAGGAGAACGTTCCTGGTTGTTGGACGAGGTGTGACAATGGCCCAAGAGAGTAGCCTACCCAACCCGGGTCCTCAATGTGGTGTGAATGTGTTAATGCCagaatttggtaaattttcttGGTGGATTCGGTGAAGCAAAGGTGTAACTAGCAGATAAAAATCTCATCTAGAAGAGACCggattcgagaaggaatcgcaaagaccaaggcttggcggcgtaaatttatctattaattagagttagttagggtttttattttatctctaagattgttagagtctgatcgggacttgtgtgttagggATAGAATCTaaataggagtttgttattactttttatctattaggagttgtatgtcgtgtccaacacggactagcctctacccgagggtataaatatgtatgcccgccGAAATTTAGTTGATCTGattgtagatgatttacaatgaccccgggaacttggcacctgacgtggggttgcatcgcttcgatctccggcggaggggtaatTCCTACGTTCCACcaggccacggtaatcgttctgctagattagaactgtctcggttcggtctgatcttctaatctagttgtgtgattgctagttatcgtatcagtttcaccttagatcactttcgtgttttgagttgatctgatcgtccactttgggcgatctacgtgggtttgatatttgtcgtttgacatattcaatctagtattgtttcggttcagtccgatctagtagattgcgtttgtcagatgatttatatcagatcgatgtattttttcattgttttattaaagtaccagccgataagttaccagtcatcggctcattggcttaatagcaatctagatctgtttagtatctatcctgacattgctaggtttaatcttgaactgtctcagttgggtccgatcttctatgattattcttagcaatctaggctaggtattttatagatcttagtTGTTTGTCTGCCATCTATAGctgatgatttttgccgatctacatgcttatcatatttacatcaatagagtagccgattactttactgcattatttctataccaatcgacttgatttagttagattggcaattatttatgttacatCGGCTTGTGAGAATCGTACGCAAattgggtttagccgatcgtaacatatgattcattttttattccaagtaattcgtcggtttatttattagccttatcgatcttcatgtttcctataatcatatcatgctcgactgcatactgtcttggttaagtccaatctctgcacGTCTAGtttgatctggttataggggcttgtcCGATTGACTAAGATTagtaagtaacttggcggattacgttggtctaatatttaatttaactctattgctatcaagtttctagccgacacaagctttttacagccaaTCGTTCATCATATTGGCTAACCGTTGcaacatcaacatccgatcggctggacttttagtcacctatcggctcgatagctgatcgacttgttttattgcttatcttgtcagttgcaggatcaaactaactggcacgcccgtgcatctaagaatttaggtcctgcactgaagctgtctaagattgagtCTTggaccttcgtgtgtgacgtgtcaacgttcacattttaATATCAACAGAATGCTTAGGAGTCTAGAATCACAACCTGTTGATGAGATGTCGTGGTGAGATGCCTATGTATGGTACATACATTGAGTTGTGTCTTGTGGATAAAGTTGTATACTGTTGATtaaagtaaaactattcaaacAACCATTCTCGTGGTTATGGGCAATTGATTGAGATTTGCCATGATCAGTTtcactatttttataattgaaTAAGCATGGTTAATAATTTGTTAAGATAGATGGCTTTAAGCTAGTATTGTGTGGTTTAGCATGGTGTTAGTGACACCAGTATTATGTGATTTAGCACAATATTAGTATTAGTTGAGTCTGGTTTATTGTAGCTTAGCACTAACCGATATTTGGTTTAGTTTTGCTTAGTAATTATAAatgttttggcttttgctAAATTAAATGCTTTGCAAATGTTGTTTATGCAAAAGTAACCCAAGAGGCATTTATTCCCTTGTTTACCtttatgcattatttattgCATTTGTTCAGTTTTACTTATTGAGTACGGTGATTATACTTAGCCTTGTGTTTTCCCCTCTTTCCTAAAAAACTAGAGATACATTTGGCGAGGACCCGTTAGAAGTCAGCCCGCAAGGGGAGCAGGTCGGCCCGTTAGACCTCTGGCCTGTCCAAAGTTTTGGCACCAAAAGATTTGTGGCTGGCCcatttaattttgtgttaattaaatccatgccattacaaattctacagtttaaaaaaatatcattataattcggatattcataaatatgccattataaattcttGAGAATCTGTTACACGCCGCTCTATACACCGAAATCATTCTTTCTGACCAAATTGGACTACCGTATTTTCGTAATGACCCGATTGCCCCCATGTGCATCTCTACCAGGTGGTCTCGTTCTATCTCGTTCTGTCCCCCTCATTTCCCCTTTCACCCGAGCAAGCGAACCCTAGGGGCAGCGACAACGGCGTCCGCGAGCGGCTACGGCGACGGAGCTGtgtgccggcggcgcggcggcggatttCTGTGCGAGGCGGAGTTGCTGGCGGTGGCAGAGTTGCTAGCGGCGGCGTGACGGAGTTCTGTGTGCTAGCAGCGTGACAGTGAGGTTCTGTGCGGCAGCGGAGTTGCTGGAGGCGACGGACTTCTCTGGCCTCCGGGCAGAAAACCCTAGTTGAAGGTGGCGAGTGCGACGGCGCGGTGACGACCTCAGGGGGCAACGAAGGCGACGACCACAGGGGAATCTAGGCCGGGAAGGGGATGTGACAGGAGGTTCTCTGGGAATCCAGTCCCATGGGATGTTCTTCCATGGataaggaggaagaagaaacaagGTAAATGTTTGTAAtgtagcaaattttcagtCTAATAAATTTGGTTGGTTTAGTCAGTAAGCTAAATTAGCGCATTTTAGCATGCTATGACATTGTTTTCATCCATATGTCAGTACTTGGTTCTTCTCGCTAGAGTTAAAGGTTGAAGGGTATTCATCGATAGATTCAGAGGGTATAAGAAGGTACACTAAGGGCTGTGTGCTAAAGTGGGATGTTGAGTATGGTAGTTTTTCGCTTGATTTGCTGATGTTAAGTTTAAGCTCAGAGCTAAGTTCGAGCGATTAGCAGACCCCTACAGTGTGGTATCTGAACAAGGTGTTGAATGAGGACGTTAGGATTGTTGAGGAATCACAATTGGTTGAAATGTTTGAGATGTACAAGGATGAAATGCATGATGAACTTATGGTTATAGCGGTTGATAGTGCATTGTGTGATGAGAGTGCTAGAACCGTAGAACCACCAGAGCCTTTGTGTGTTCTTCCACCTAGTCAACCTGGGCAGTTTGCATCTGCATCTAAAGTGGCAGATTCCAATGAACCTGCAAACAAAGAAACAGATGATACATTGCCTGATGTGTTTGATTTGGAGGAGGAGTATGTAGGGGTGAATGATGAGGGGCTTTATATTGAATGCAATCCTCCCATTGGTACTGCTGATGCATCTTGTGCTGTACCTGATGATGAAAACCCTGGAGAGCCTTCTGGGACTGATCAACCTATTGGAGAGGTTGAGGTCACTGATGATGATCCAGAGGAGTTCAATGTGTTGCATAACCCCGAGATGCCAGTCATTGAGGAGCATTCAATTTTTTCTGACATAACCACATTCAGAAAAGCAATTAGGCACTATACTGTTGTGAAAGGCCTAGAGTTGCCACAAAAAATGAAGAGAGCAGCAGGAAGGCCTAGAATACAAAGGATAAGATGTGCACTTGAACCTGGTGCTAAGAGGGTGAGATGCAAAAGATGCCAAGGCTTTGGCCATTTTGAAAAAACTTGTAGGCTTGCTGAATCACAGCACGTGGGTGATGAGGGTACTGGTGGCACTCCAAGAAAGAGGTATGTTCATTTCTATAGTAAATACCAAAGTGGTTTCAAATACAACATTTCTAACttacaattttctttttaacagGAAGAGGACAGAGGAAGCCTCATCAAGCCAGGCCggcaagaagaaaaaaacagctGCGAAGAAGAAAACCCCCAAGAAGACCAAAACCCctcagaagaaaaaagatgcaAGGGCTGCTGCCAAGCCGCCGGCTAGAGTAGTTAGGAATTTATCTAGTTGGCTGTCATCTTGAATGGTGTAATATGTGGCTGCAGTAGTTTCTGAAGcagacattttttttgggcACAAACCTTGCTATTGGCTGTTGGGTTCTGTTATCATTTTGGGACAAACCTTGCTGTATGTCCAGTTCAGTACTTGTATGTCCAGTTAAGTACCTGCTATTTTGGGACAAACCTTGCTTTATTCCCAGCTTGAACCTTACTGGTcagtatgatatatatatgtgagcTCGGTTTGCTTTGTATGCCATGGTTTAAATGCTTGCTGCTCTCGAGTTTGGAATATATGTGAGCACATAGAAAATTtagtttcatatatatgtgattGCTGATCTGAGTTTGAAGAATATGATCTGGTGTAAATGCCTTGTTGCAGCTCTGAGTTTGGAATATATGTGAGcacacaaaaattttagtttcatATATATCTGATTGGTGATCTGGCATTAAAGAATTTGATCTGGTGTACATGCTTGCATTTCTGATCAgttaaatctatatatatatgtgacaaaaaaaagtggTCTGCCATATCAGTTAAATCTGCATATGACCTTGCTGTCCTGACCATTTATATATGCTTGCTGAGCCGGTCCGTTTTGCATTGCTGCTCCTGAACATACATGCTAGGCTGTCATCTGAATATATAAGCATGTACACCATACTTTTGTCAGCCTGTTTCAAGTTTCAAGAAACACCATACTTCCGTCATCCAAACAATCTGGCATAACACACTTTTGTCATCCAACTTTCTACAATGCAttacaaaatagaaaatatatagatttaaCAGACATACCACACTCTTTCATTCATCAACCAACAAATTACAACAACTGCATCCACCCATCCATCCACCCTTCATTCATTCAGCATCCAAAAGCTTACACCGAATAATTATCAAGATACATACATGCCTACTACATAACTGAACTAAAGTAAAAACCGAGCAACAATAATTATCACTATTACACAGACCAACCACACCAACCTagaatttctatattttttggcATCCAATTTTTTCTTCAGCTCCTCTAATTCCTCCTGAAACATACCAATCTCCACATGCAGTTCATGCATTTCAGCCTTAGTACCAATCAAGCACCCCTTTAAGCCTTCGATTTTCCTGTTCCTTCTCTGCAATTACCTGGCGCAATGCTTCCTCCTCTGCAATCTCACAGTACTCAACCATCTCCTCCACATATCGGTCTAGAAGATTCTCCCAAATCCATATCTTGCAAGAGGGGGGCTGCATTTGTCCGAACGTAAGACTGCAAAAAACGTCAAGCGATACATCCAACCGTGCCAAGATTACTTACATCATGCCAGCACTGAAGCCATTGTCGCCCTGGGTTTCTCTCGGTGTAGGATgtccgcaccgccgccggcttACGACATGCGCACCGCAATTGGGGGGTTGCTCCTTTCCTCGCACTCCTCCCACTTGAGCAACCAGAGAACACCATCTTCGAAGCCATCCTCAGCTTCTGCGTCACCGCCGCGACTGGTCGCCACCCTGAGCTGCCGCGCCCCCGCCCTCAGTTGCCACCTCCCTCAGCTGGCGCGCGCCCGCCCACAGCTGCTGCCACCATCCTCAGCCACTGCCGCCCTGAGCTAccgcgcgcccgcccgccgccagcCCTCACCGACCTCACCGCattttagggttagggttcatGAGCGATGGGGATTGCTGAGATAAACGGTTCTAGCTCTGCCTATTCAGTATATTGTGGGGGAGCAATCTCGTCAGTACAAAGATACCGTAGTCCAATTTGGTCAAAAAGAATGATTTCGGTGTATAGAGTGGCATGCAACAAATTCTGaagaatttataatggcatatttgcGAATACCCAAATTGTAAtggcatttttctaaactgcaGAACTTGTAATGGCacggatctaattaaccctttaaTTTTAGGGTATAGTAAGGCTAGACCCAATTAGTTTTATGCTATAGCGAGGCCACACGCTCGGACTGAGCACAAACGGCTGTTGCGGTggacgatggcggcggctgcgACTGTGGTGTGGAAGCTCACCGTCGTATTCTTCCTCCGGCCCCTCCTCGTGGCCGCCTTCATACTCTCCATCATCACACTCAGtatgccccgccgccgcctccctgcTCTCCTTCTTGGTTCGAGGGTTTCCTTGATTGGTTTGCTCCTTCACGACGGCAGGGTTTTGTAGGCTGGTACGTGGTGTGGAGGATGGTGCTGCCATACTGGTGCATGTGCTGCTGGTGCACGAGATCGTCGGGCTGCACCAAGAGTACTCTTAACTTAGAAGAGTAGGTGAGTTGCTACGCTAAGAGCTGCATGTTGGCTATTGCCTGTTGCTTAGCTACATTAGtgatttctttttccgctATGTTGCATGAGGCttgttatgttatttttttattaagatgATGGAAttgtattaatctatcataGTGTGACTTGGGTTGGTCCTGTACCGAGTTAATACATACTATTGTTTGGaaatttatgaaatttctgggcgtgacgaCTATTTCACGTATATTTTGGCATTGGTTGAACCCTGTATCTACAAATATCCTAGTCAGATCCATGTCTCATGACAATTTGCATGCTAGGTAGGGGTGCGTGGTTCTCCAATTATTCATGGAAGACAACTTTGAGATGTGGCACTTCTGACAAGGTCTTAGTGATAGCTTGAGCCAAAGAGATTTGACCCGGCTAGTGATCACCTACCTTCATATCAGTACCATGAACAAAACTATTCATCTCTATCGCCAAGAGGAGAAGTGGTTCGAGTATGCCCAATGTGTGCGGTAGTAGCTAACAAAGGGTAACATATTAGTATGTTTTACATATaggcatttaaaattttgtactttgtGTCCCTATATATATGCCTTTCAAGTATTTGCATAATCACCAAGTAGTCATGGTAGACTAGGGGCTTTCATGTTAGTAAATCATATGTtatgtatattgtttgatACTATATAGATTTGAGTTGTTTTTGTTCTTGAATTGGTAAAAGGTCCTAGTCTTGAGTATCTTGTTCTGACAACGATCATTGAGTAAAGAAACTTGGCCTTGCATGTCCAGCGAGTTCAAGTACTCAAATTGTTTGCAGTCGAAACGAGACGTATAAAAGAGATTGACCTGAGGCTGATCGGAACTAGATAGAGAATCTTTATAAGTATGGacaaattatatttcacaaaattttcTAGGTGCTTTAATAATTTACTTGCTTTTATTTAAATACCTATATTGAGCTACCCGACGTCACTCAGGGGCTTTAGTACTTACTAACAAGTTTATTTGAgtattttagaagaaaaaataatagactGGGTACTCAAATATTAAAGACGATTGGATGAGGACTCCGATGAGTCGTTTCGATAAGTTGAGTTTTTCATCTCTCTGTTTGAGTTGAGTTTGAGGGTTATTGCCAGTTTTATGGGTATAGGATACCCCAAAGAACTGAACTTACCTCGGTAGAGTACTACATACATAATCTTACACAAAATTCTAAAGGATtgactaaaaaatatgttaatctCTAAATGATACAAAATACATGTGAAAGTTTCAGATAAAAGGTGACAAAACAAAGTGCGTGATGCTGCGAGCTTCGATTAGTACAACCCAAAGCTCTAAGCCATTGTGCTGCTCTTTGGCACAGAGTAGCAAGTGCTTCATGGAAGACATGTATAGTCCAACGTATTTAGGATACTAAAGTTTGGGTGGTCCAAGCTAAGAAGAACATCACAAGCACCACTGTCCAGTCTTCTGATGCATAGTGGTCTTATCTGTCACCCGGGCAGCTTGTAATTAACAATTACAGATGCCCTGCATGTTCATTGCAGGAGATCTGCAGGGCATTCCTGCTACAGAAAATATGAGCGTTTTCACAGTTCAGAGTCTATCTTGTTCAGACACCAACACATACTTAACATAATTTCTAGTCTTTAATACATAAAAGCACATGATCTTTCAGTAGTAAAAGACatcaaaaaacataaattagtGAAGCAAGATACGTTCCATAAAAGATCCACCGGAGGTCAGAGGCCAACTTATCATGTTGCTCGCTGTCTGTCCCGAAGATGCTGCAGGATGTGTCGTTTTGGCGAACTTTCACCccgtcttttcgtttatgtttaggttgataagtcaaattttaaatttttgatcttaaatttagagtagattttatgattttttttatcatagtttatttctagCCGTAGCTTTTATATCGCATTAAAAGCACaccatataaa from Oryza brachyantha chromosome 12, ObraRS2, whole genome shotgun sequence encodes:
- the LOC102711392 gene encoding uncharacterized protein LOC102711392 isoform X2; amino-acid sequence: MGCSSMDKEEEETRKAIRHYTVVKGLELPQKMKRAAGRPRIQRIRCALEPGAKRVRCKRCQGFGHFEKTCRLAESQHVGDEGTGGTPRKRKRTEEASSSQAGKKKKTAAKKKTPKKTKTPQKKKDARAAAKPPARVVRNLSSWLSS
- the LOC102711392 gene encoding uncharacterized protein LOC102711392 isoform X1, with amino-acid sequence MFEMYKDEMHDELMVIAVDSALCDESARTVEPPEPLCVLPPSQPGQFASASKVADSNEPANKETDDTLPDVFDLEEEYVGVNDEGLYIECNPPIGTADASCAVPDDENPGEPSGTDQPIGEVEVTDDDPEEFNVLHNPEMPVIEEHSIFSDITTFRKAIRHYTVVKGLELPQKMKRAAGRPRIQRIRCALEPGAKRVRCKRCQGFGHFEKTCRLAESQHVGDEGTGGTPRKRKRTEEASSSQAGKKKKTAAKKKTPKKTKTPQKKKDARAAAKPPARVVRNLSSWLSS